The Candidatus Polarisedimenticolaceae bacterium genome includes the window ACGAGGACGAGTTCCGGTTCGATCCGGGCCTCGGGTTCTTCGCCGTGGCCGACGGCATGGGCGGACACGCCGCGGGCGAGGTGGCCGCCCGTCTCGCCGTCGAGACGATGCTCGACGCGGTCCGGCGGCGCGCCGGCGACGGCTCGCTCCCCGATCCCCTCGTCGCGTCGACCTCGCTTCGCGAGGCGATCGACGAAGCCAACCGGCGGATCTGCGAGTCGATCTCCGCTCACGAGGAACAACGCGGAATGGGAACGACCGTGGCCGCCGTCCTCGCGGCGGGCGATCGCGCGGTCGTGGCGCACGTGGGCGACAGCCGCGTGTACCTGCTGCGCGACGGGCGCCTGCTTCGACTGACGAGCGACCACTCCTGGGTGAACGAGCAGGTCAAGCTCGGCCTTCTCAGCGACGACGCCGCCCAGCGCCATCCGATGCGCAACATCGTGACCCGGGCGCTCGGGAGCCGATCGGACGTCGACGTGGAGATCGCACTCGAGTCGATTCGGAGCGGGGACGTCCTGCTGCTGTGCTCGGACGGACTCAACACCATGTTGTCCGACGACGACATCCGGGATCTGCTCGGCGCCCACCACGACGACCCGGAGGCCGCGGCCCGGACTCTCGTGGCCGCGGCGAACGCGCGAGGGGGTGACGACAACGTCACCGTCATCGTGGTCCGTGTGGGTTGAGCGGAAAATGCGCCTAAGTGGCTTTCCCGCAACGGTTTCCGGTTGACGGACCGGACCGCGCCCTCTATATTCCCGGCGTTCTCATGAACTCACGGCGTCGTGGTGTACCGAGCGGTCTGGCCCTCGTCGGGCTCGTGGGCGCCCTCAGCGCCCCCGTGGCGTGGTCCGCCCCGGAGCCGTTCCCCACCGCCCGCCCGTCGACCCGGCTCCAGGCCGTCGCGGCGCTTTCGGCGGGTGCGCCGCTTCCCCAGGGGTGTGCCACGCTCCTGGCCGACGGGATCGAGACGGACCCCGCCCGCGCCACCCCCCCCGCAAGACGCGCCCTGGCGCTCCTCCAGGCCGATCGTCCTCTCGCCGGGGAGCGGCGTCATGTCGCCGCGGAAGGCGTGGTCGTGCGGTACGCCGCCGACCGAGGGGCGCTCGACCGGGTCGACGGCCCGGACGGCGACGCCGACGGCGTTCCCGACCTGGTCGAGGCGGCGGCCGCGGGGGCGCTCGCCGCGCGCGATCTCCTGGTCCGACGGCTCGAATTCCCCGCTCCCGGGCCGATCGAAGTCGTCCTGGCACGACTGGGCTCCGGGGTGGACGGCCTTCTGGCCACCTCCCGCGACGGGCACCGGATCGCCCTCGTGGATCCGTGGAACCGGGGAGGCGTCGACGGCGTCCGTCGCGCGGCCGCCCACCAGGTCGCGCACGCGATCGCCGATGCGCTCGTCCCCGGACCCTCCGGGGCGTGGTCGGAGGCGTTCGCGACATGGAGCTCGCTGACGCTCGACGCGGCGGACGAGAAGCCGCTCGCCCTCGTCGCCGGCCGCCTCGCCGGGCTCGACGGCGGCCTCGCCCCCGAAACGCTCGAGGAGGCCGCGGGGAACGCGGTATGGCTCGCGTTCCTGCACGAGGCGTACGGGCCGACGACCTTGCGCCTCGCGATGGACGAGCTCGGGCGCGGCGGGCAGGCATCCGCCGCATTCGAGCGAGCGCTGCGCCGCGGCGCGGGATCGGGCCTCGCGGAGGCGCTGCGCGAATTCCACGTGTGGTCGATCCTGACCGGAGAGAGGGACGACCGGCGGCACTTCGCCTTCGCGGAACACGTCCCCTCGCCGTCGTTCGCGGAGCGCGCCGACGGACTTCCGGCGGTGTCGATCCTCGGCGAGCCGGCGCTGGGCCCCGCGGGGCTGGCGCAGATCGCCCTGCGGGCGCCGGACGAGAAGGGTGGGTTGCTCGTCCGATTCGAAGGCGAATCGGGCGCACGCCTCGCCGCCGACCTCCTGCTCGTGCGCACGGACGGCTCCCTCCGCCGCGTGGCCCTGACCCTCGACTCCGAAGGACGGGGCGACGCCGCCGTTCCCATGCAGGGTCTGCGCGAGGTGCTCCTGCTCGTGCGCAACCTCGAGGGCGAGGAGGGCGCGGCGCGCCGGTTCTCGTGGTTCGCGAGCTCGGACCCGGCGTACCCGTGGGAGCCCGGATCGGTGAGCGCGGAGTCCGGCCCCGACGGCGTCCAGATCGTCTGGGAGACGACCTCCGAAGCGGCCGTGCTCGGCTTCAACGTCCTGCGCCGCCGCGAGGGCGACACCGCGGAGTCGCGCGTGAACCCGGTGTGGGTCCCTTCGATCGGCGACCGCTCGACCCCCGCGCAGTACGCCTTCGTGGACACGACCGCCGCGCCCGGCGTCGTCTACGAGTACCGCGTGGAGGCGGTGACTCCACTCGGTCTGGCCGCCACGAGCGACGCCGCCGTCGCCGCGCCTCGTCGCTGACGGCGCGCTGGCCCGACCTTCCGCCGCTGCGGTAGAGTCCCCCGCTCTTCGAATCGGAGGAACCGTCCGTGCGCTTCGCTTCCCCGGAGTCCGCGTTCCGCGAGGGCCTGCGGCGCGCCGCGATGCGTGCGTGCGGGATCGATCCCGCTTCGATCCCGCTGGCCTATCCGCCCTCCCCCGTCCACGGGGACCTCGCCTCCCCGTTGTGCTTCGAGCTCGCCAAGCTCGCGCGCAAGGCGCCGCGCGCCCTCGCCGACGCGATCGTCGCGGCGTGGGAGCCGGTCGAGGGGATCGCGCGGCTGGAGGTCGCGGGACCCGGATACCTCAACGCGTTCCTCGATCGGGCCGCGTACCTTCGGGCGTGGCTCGTCGAGACGCCGGCCGGAATCGGCGGCGAGGCCGGCAAGATCGTCGTCGAGCACACGAACATCAACCCGAACAAGGCGGCGCACATCGGACACCTGCGCAACGCGGTGCTCGGCGACACGCTCGTGCGTTTCCTCTCGCGCCTGGGGCGACGGGTGGAGGTGCAGAACTACATCGACGACACCGGAGTCCAGGTCGCCGATCTCGTCGTGGGGTTCCGGGTCCTGCGCGGCGAGGAGCTCGCGCAGGTGCGCGAGCGGTACGCCGAGCAGACCCTCGCGGCGCGGGGGGAGCGGTTCGACTACATCGCGTGGGACCTGTACGCGGAGGTGACCCGTTACTACGAGGAGGACGCCGCGCGCCTGGCCCACCGCGCGGAGACGCTGCACCTCATGGAGCAGGGGGGAAACCCCGTCGCCGAGCTCGCCGCGCACGTCGCGAAGCGGATGGTGCGCCACCACCTCGCGACGATGTTCCGCCTCGGCGTCCGCTACGACGTGTTGCCGAAGGAGAGCGAGATCCTCTCCCACCGGTTCTGGGAAGACGCCTTCGGCAGGCTTCGGGCGGCGGGGGCGGTCCACCGCGTCGAAGGGGGCAAACACGACGGCTGCTGGGTGATGGACCTTCCCGGTGTCGAGCAGGGCGCGGGCGAGGACCAGAAAATCATCGTGCGCTCCAACGGCACGGTGACCTACGTCGGCAAGGACATCGCCTACCAGATGTGGAAGTTCGGTCTGCTCGGGCGGGACTTCGACTACGCGCCGTTCGACTGGGGGAGCGACGCGCCGCTCTACCCCCTCTGGGAGACGGTCACGGGCGGCGACGGGGCGGCGCATCCGGCCTTCGGGCACGCGCACACCGTCTACA containing:
- a CDS encoding Stp1/IreP family PP2C-type Ser/Thr phosphatase, with the translated sequence MNVRAFGLTDVGRRREGNEDEFRFDPGLGFFAVADGMGGHAAGEVAARLAVETMLDAVRRRAGDGSLPDPLVASTSLREAIDEANRRICESISAHEEQRGMGTTVAAVLAAGDRAVVAHVGDSRVYLLRDGRLLRLTSDHSWVNEQVKLGLLSDDAAQRHPMRNIVTRALGSRSDVDVEIALESIRSGDVLLLCSDGLNTMLSDDDIRDLLGAHHDDPEAAARTLVAAANARGGDDNVTVIVVRVG
- a CDS encoding fibronectin type III domain-containing protein, producing the protein MNSRRRGVPSGLALVGLVGALSAPVAWSAPEPFPTARPSTRLQAVAALSAGAPLPQGCATLLADGIETDPARATPPARRALALLQADRPLAGERRHVAAEGVVVRYAADRGALDRVDGPDGDADGVPDLVEAAAAGALAARDLLVRRLEFPAPGPIEVVLARLGSGVDGLLATSRDGHRIALVDPWNRGGVDGVRRAAAHQVAHAIADALVPGPSGAWSEAFATWSSLTLDAADEKPLALVAGRLAGLDGGLAPETLEEAAGNAVWLAFLHEAYGPTTLRLAMDELGRGGQASAAFERALRRGAGSGLAEALREFHVWSILTGERDDRRHFAFAEHVPSPSFAERADGLPAVSILGEPALGPAGLAQIALRAPDEKGGLLVRFEGESGARLAADLLLVRTDGSLRRVALTLDSEGRGDAAVPMQGLREVLLLVRNLEGEEGAARRFSWFASSDPAYPWEPGSVSAESGPDGVQIVWETTSEAAVLGFNVLRRREGDTAESRVNPVWVPSIGDRSTPAQYAFVDTTAAPGVVYEYRVEAVTPLGLAATSDAAVAAPRR
- the argS gene encoding arginine--tRNA ligase, with translation MRFASPESAFREGLRRAAMRACGIDPASIPLAYPPSPVHGDLASPLCFELAKLARKAPRALADAIVAAWEPVEGIARLEVAGPGYLNAFLDRAAYLRAWLVETPAGIGGEAGKIVVEHTNINPNKAAHIGHLRNAVLGDTLVRFLSRLGRRVEVQNYIDDTGVQVADLVVGFRVLRGEELAQVRERYAEQTLAARGERFDYIAWDLYAEVTRYYEEDAARLAHRAETLHLMEQGGNPVAELAAHVAKRMVRHHLATMFRLGVRYDVLPKESEILSHRFWEDAFGRLRAAGAVHRVEGGKHDGCWVMDLPGVEQGAGEDQKIIVRSNGTVTYVGKDIAYQMWKFGLLGRDFDYAPFDWGSDAPLYPLWETVTGGDGAAHPAFGHAHTVYNVIDTRQSYLQRVVAQGLRALGHGDEAERSIHFAYEMVALTPAAVQHLFPDYPLTEEERAKPYLEMSGRKGLGVRADDLVDALLARAEDEVRKRNPDQEAAKTRETARRIAVGALRYYMLRFSRNRVVAFDLDDALAFEGETGPYLQYSVVRARNILAKLGSRRGLEETDAAWLQANADFNFVPESDRASHWEIPALLGRLEAVLEQAVSALELAAVAKHAYVLAQTFNSFYHRWPVAQEEDAGVRRARAAVVRLYHDGMVHLLGLMGIEVPERM